A genomic stretch from Trichocoleus sp. includes:
- the dpdA gene encoding tRNA-guanine transglycosylase DpdA, producing MAPAGEMYTGMQHIQLMEGVRTLCKTLEKPVIDVVIISAGYGLISEDHVIAPYEVTFNTMKGHEIDAWAKRLKIHQSLEKAISDYDLIFVLLGEKYLRAISLPLTLYEEQAWIFLAPGSCSNLIQTLNPQAFVLPLSNAEAKKYGFGSVGLKGFLFKQFALVASQQPELFEQIHQTPCHFQDVIDRTTQLELDLGLPKSVAKNKFKQVTKKTNRDEFVPIPHLPPAPNIHLGVQYFIPEWDDRVDPDYNFLTDSFGSPDRDPYADDVYAHELFLRANFGPNYDGVLISKVVIDESQARRAKVEAQGVHKFIRFHGKIMGDCGAFGYVEDDEPPYNTDEILDYYERLGFNYGVSIDHLIVGPFAEPGVREKRYNLTRKNAEEFLKKYQQRDFQFTPIGVAQGWDPESYAKAVKELIEMGYDYIALGGLARAQNREILPILEAIHPHLVPTVRMHLFGVARINSISAFRHLGVTSCDSASPLRQAWLGATANYYTPSDKRYAAIRVPPVDHKGGLRIKRLLEAKVADFETLQQLEKDALQSLREFDAGRLDLESTLQTILAYDELLELPKDGKAEPEAQAKRRAKHEVLYRDVLEDQPWKTCNCPICQKIGIEVIIFRNNNRNRRRGFHNTYVFYKRFQELLKIPTKQS from the coding sequence ATGGCTCCGGCAGGAGAAATGTATACCGGGATGCAGCACATCCAGTTGATGGAGGGTGTGCGAACTCTATGCAAAACTTTAGAGAAGCCTGTAATTGATGTAGTTATCATCTCAGCAGGCTATGGGTTGATTTCTGAAGATCATGTAATTGCACCCTACGAAGTCACTTTCAACACAATGAAAGGGCATGAGATAGATGCCTGGGCAAAACGATTAAAAATACATCAATCACTTGAAAAAGCAATTTCTGACTATGATTTGATTTTTGTTCTATTAGGTGAAAAGTATTTAAGGGCAATTTCGTTACCACTCACTCTTTACGAGGAACAAGCTTGGATATTTCTAGCTCCAGGAAGCTGTTCTAACTTAATTCAAACATTAAATCCCCAAGCTTTTGTCCTGCCTCTCTCTAACGCTGAGGCAAAAAAGTACGGCTTTGGTTCAGTAGGGTTAAAGGGCTTTTTATTTAAGCAGTTTGCCTTGGTTGCTTCGCAGCAACCTGAGTTGTTTGAACAAATCCATCAAACCCCTTGTCATTTTCAAGATGTTATTGATAGAACTACTCAACTCGAACTCGATTTAGGCTTGCCTAAATCAGTAGCAAAAAATAAATTTAAGCAAGTTACGAAGAAAACTAACAGGGACGAATTCGTCCCTATTCCTCATTTGCCGCCTGCGCCGAACATTCATTTGGGTGTGCAATACTTTATCCCGGAATGGGATGATCGTGTTGACCCAGACTATAACTTCTTAACAGATTCTTTTGGTTCTCCCGACCGTGATCCTTATGCTGATGATGTGTATGCTCATGAATTGTTTCTTCGTGCAAACTTTGGTCCAAACTATGATGGTGTTCTAATTTCTAAAGTTGTTATCGATGAAAGTCAAGCACGACGAGCCAAAGTAGAAGCTCAAGGTGTACATAAGTTCATCCGCTTTCACGGCAAAATCATGGGAGATTGTGGAGCGTTTGGCTATGTAGAGGACGACGAGCCACCTTACAATACGGATGAAATTCTCGATTACTATGAACGTCTTGGATTTAACTATGGTGTTAGCATTGATCACCTAATAGTTGGTCCCTTTGCTGAACCTGGAGTTCGTGAGAAGCGCTACAATCTAACGCGCAAGAATGCAGAAGAGTTTTTAAAGAAATATCAGCAACGGGATTTTCAGTTTACCCCAATCGGCGTTGCTCAAGGGTGGGATCCAGAGTCCTACGCCAAGGCAGTCAAAGAGCTAATTGAAATGGGCTACGACTATATTGCTTTGGGTGGATTAGCCCGTGCCCAAAACCGTGAAATTCTGCCGATTCTGGAAGCGATTCATCCTCATCTAGTTCCTACGGTGCGAATGCATTTATTTGGAGTAGCGAGAATTAATTCAATTTCCGCCTTTCGGCATTTGGGTGTAACAAGTTGCGATTCTGCTAGTCCATTGCGGCAAGCTTGGCTTGGAGCAACTGCTAATTACTACACACCGTCAGATAAGCGATACGCAGCTATCCGGGTTCCACCTGTAGACCATAAAGGTGGCTTACGGATTAAACGCCTGTTGGAAGCAAAGGTTGCAGACTTTGAGACCCTACAGCAACTTGAAAAAGACGCTTTGCAATCGCTGCGAGAATTTGATGCTGGCAGGCTAGACCTGGAATCAACTTTACAAACGATCCTTGCTTACGATGAACTGCTGGAACTACCGAAAGATGGTAAAGCTGAACCAGAAGCCCAAGCTAAGCGACGAGCCAAACATGAGGTCTTGTATCGAGACGTTCTGGAAGACCAACCCTGGAAAACTTGCAACTGCCCCATCTGCCAAAAAATAGGAATTGAGGTAATTATTTTCCGCAACAATAACCGTAACCGACGACGGGGGTTTCACAATACTTATGTGTTTTATAAAAGATTTCAAGAGTTGCTAAAAATACCTACGAAGCAATCATAG
- the dpdE gene encoding protein DpdE gives MHYPTPQVHPLYIQSGSLVRSRLSSLGVGKVLSTSASEALVEYFVSIGERIQKKSSFNSLERIILQRHTRCYVWLEEHEVWQSGRIATWHDDDRRYEVHLPDKGVYYATEAEIYVRCDRPIEDPTEVLIMKGQETPFFHSRRSALVRCLIEQRAVSHGMPSLLSSNVDLYPHQVEVVRRVLEDPIQRYLLADEVGLGKTIEAGVILRQYLLDEPDGKALIVVPRPLLRQWKQELEAKFHLTDQVELLTVEDLPAYQYTTPPGFLIVDEAQHIAALAESTALQQRGYFTVIQRLAHQVDCLLLLSATPALNHERTFLAMLHLLDPITYRLEDIIGFKERVHLRQDIGRILLSFKESAPSFVLRASVGKLRSLFAQDPRLLTLIEQLEHSLSSPEANPTERGRVIRAIRTHISDTYRLHRRMLRNRRDTVEDVLLDQSKAKLQVEYDLDERSPTVQEYLDEWRIRAIAAAAGEDDPYYHQLRQVFLLLFSTSGTWLTFLEWVLLARLNGEVAPALIKELEATSLDLLLNTPQFLGEDDILQSLLDVIQQPSEYGDRIEHLQMVLEACVKSSRQKPAKIVVFTGFTHTCRELVQRLSSTLGKRAIATYQVGQSLDEIEKNTNQFKDDPSCCVLVCDTSGEEGHNLQFADWIIHFDLPLSPNRIEQRNGRLSRIGRNRLLQFVVFAGADTSDSLHGAWYEVLNSGFKIFQESIASLQFLVDRKIPDLETALFQLGAYGLSEAIQLIGGEITAEKIRIDEQNVLDEIDSLEEGATQYFKALDDYDARHQDIQEAVEAWLCQTLKFRRYEDDDAPEIIRYKRSSETLIPADDLIKYFRGYLNQPGTYQRRKALQHEEVVLHRIGEGLIETLSEYIHWDDRGQAFALWRHDETWPAEEGMEWVGFRFDYIVEANLTLVSQVFEQHGANYASQVALKRRMDAIFPPIVETIFLDTRMNVVKDQYLLNILQQPYSKKRQPTHDYSLSKGRVPIIDEFVSRDDWENLCRTSREQSAISLRNHPDFYNRCQHYATQAKRQLGNRLEQLQLRLERQSQADVDASLIQEIGIERALKQILVDGIQHPLIRLDSIGFYIVSGRSPWQDEEVIG, from the coding sequence ATGCACTACCCAACCCCCCAAGTTCATCCTCTCTACATCCAGAGCGGTTCCCTGGTTCGCTCTCGCCTCAGCAGTTTAGGGGTTGGGAAAGTCTTATCTACTTCTGCGTCTGAAGCGTTAGTTGAGTATTTCGTCTCTATTGGAGAGCGAATCCAGAAAAAATCATCTTTTAATTCCTTAGAAAGAATTATTCTTCAGCGACATACTCGCTGCTATGTGTGGTTAGAGGAACATGAGGTCTGGCAGTCTGGCAGAATCGCAACTTGGCACGATGACGATCGCCGCTACGAAGTCCACCTACCAGACAAGGGTGTGTACTACGCGACTGAGGCAGAAATTTACGTTCGCTGCGATCGTCCGATCGAAGATCCTACAGAAGTATTGATTATGAAGGGGCAAGAAACCCCCTTCTTCCATAGCCGACGGTCTGCTTTAGTTCGCTGCCTAATTGAGCAACGGGCAGTCAGTCATGGCATGCCTAGTCTTCTTTCATCCAATGTTGATCTGTATCCTCACCAGGTGGAAGTTGTGCGGCGAGTTTTAGAAGATCCAATCCAGCGCTATCTTTTGGCAGATGAGGTTGGATTAGGCAAAACGATTGAAGCTGGTGTGATTCTTCGGCAGTATCTGCTGGATGAACCTGACGGGAAGGCATTAATCGTTGTCCCTCGTCCCTTACTTAGGCAATGGAAACAAGAGCTGGAAGCTAAATTTCATTTAACTGATCAGGTAGAACTGCTTACAGTTGAAGATCTTCCTGCTTACCAATACACCACCCCGCCTGGCTTTCTGATTGTGGATGAAGCCCAGCATATTGCTGCTTTGGCAGAATCTACTGCCTTACAACAGCGGGGGTATTTTACAGTTATCCAACGACTCGCTCACCAAGTCGATTGCCTTCTGCTTCTTTCTGCAACACCTGCCCTCAACCATGAGCGGACTTTTTTGGCAATGTTACATCTCCTCGATCCAATTACTTACCGTTTGGAGGACATCATAGGCTTCAAGGAGCGGGTTCACCTGCGGCAAGACATTGGGCGAATACTACTCTCCTTTAAGGAAAGCGCTCCATCGTTTGTATTGAGAGCAAGTGTTGGAAAATTAAGAAGCCTTTTTGCCCAAGATCCTCGTCTGTTAACTTTAATCGAACAACTTGAGCATTCTCTAAGCTCACCAGAGGCTAATCCTACTGAACGAGGACGAGTGATCCGAGCGATCCGTACCCACATCAGCGATACCTACCGACTTCATCGCCGTATGTTGCGAAATCGTCGCGATACTGTGGAGGATGTTTTGTTGGATCAATCCAAAGCAAAGCTTCAGGTAGAGTATGACCTGGATGAACGATCGCCTACGGTTCAGGAGTATTTAGATGAATGGCGTATCCGTGCGATCGCAGCCGCCGCCGGAGAGGATGACCCCTACTACCATCAACTTCGCCAGGTATTCTTGCTGCTGTTCAGTACCAGTGGAACTTGGCTAACCTTTTTAGAGTGGGTACTTTTGGCTCGACTCAATGGCGAAGTTGCCCCTGCTCTTATCAAGGAATTGGAGGCAACGTCTCTTGATTTGCTACTAAACACTCCCCAGTTTCTTGGTGAAGATGATATCCTTCAGAGTCTTCTTGACGTGATTCAGCAACCGTCTGAATATGGCGATCGCATTGAACACCTTCAGATGGTCTTGGAAGCCTGTGTCAAGAGTTCTAGACAGAAACCTGCGAAAATTGTAGTTTTCACAGGTTTTACCCACACTTGTCGGGAGTTGGTGCAGCGTCTATCTAGCACGTTGGGTAAACGAGCGATCGCAACTTATCAAGTAGGGCAATCGCTTGATGAGATAGAGAAGAACACAAATCAGTTTAAGGATGATCCAAGTTGTTGTGTTTTGGTTTGCGACACTTCGGGAGAAGAAGGGCATAACTTGCAATTCGCCGACTGGATCATCCATTTCGATCTACCTTTATCACCAAATCGAATTGAACAGCGAAACGGGCGATTAAGTCGGATCGGGCGAAATCGTTTACTCCAGTTTGTTGTTTTTGCTGGAGCTGATACAAGTGACAGCCTTCATGGGGCTTGGTATGAAGTCCTCAACAGTGGTTTCAAGATTTTTCAAGAATCAATCGCCAGTCTTCAATTTCTTGTGGACAGAAAGATACCTGATTTAGAAACTGCCTTATTTCAACTAGGAGCATACGGATTATCTGAGGCAATTCAATTAATTGGTGGTGAGATTACTGCTGAAAAAATCAGGATTGATGAACAAAACGTACTCGATGAAATTGATTCTTTAGAAGAGGGTGCAACTCAGTATTTTAAAGCCTTAGATGATTATGACGCTCGTCATCAGGATATCCAAGAGGCTGTGGAAGCTTGGCTTTGCCAAACCTTGAAGTTTAGGAGGTATGAAGACGATGACGCACCCGAAATCATTCGGTATAAGCGTTCTTCTGAAACTTTGATTCCAGCAGATGACTTAATTAAATACTTTAGAGGTTATCTCAATCAGCCCGGAACTTACCAGCGTCGTAAGGCTTTGCAACACGAAGAAGTGGTTCTTCATCGGATTGGTGAGGGGTTGATTGAGACTCTAAGTGAATATATTCACTGGGATGATCGAGGTCAGGCATTTGCCTTATGGCGACATGACGAAACCTGGCCAGCAGAGGAAGGGATGGAATGGGTAGGTTTTCGCTTCGACTATATTGTTGAAGCCAATTTAACCCTTGTTAGTCAGGTATTTGAGCAGCATGGTGCGAATTATGCTAGCCAAGTTGCATTGAAGCGCCGTATGGATGCCATCTTTCCACCTATCGTCGAAACTATCTTTCTTGATACTCGTATGAATGTTGTGAAGGATCAATATCTTCTGAACATTCTGCAACAGCCTTACTCCAAAAAGCGCCAACCAACCCATGACTATAGCCTTAGCAAAGGCAGAGTGCCAATTATCGACGAATTTGTAAGTAGAGATGACTGGGAAAACTTGTGTCGCACTTCGCGGGAACAGTCCGCAATATCATTACGAAATCACCCTGATTTTTACAATCGCTGTCAACACTACGCGACTCAAGCAAAGCGGCAATTAGGCAATCGCTTGGAGCAACTTCAACTTCGGCTAGAACGCCAGTCTCAAGCGGATGTTGATGCATCTCTAATTCAAGAGATTGGGATTGAACGAGCGTTAAAACAGATTTTAGTCGATGGCATTCAGCATCCTCTGATTCGACTTGATTCCATTGGCTTTTACATTGTCTCTGGGCGATCACCCTGGCAAGATGAGGAGGTCATTGGTTAA
- the dpdF gene encoding protein DpdF: protein MQDVFQQIRDYISGEAVGLPHPENCSESCQRRLVRALRETGAYKPGSKDIVALIRHFLRHGATQQGSPSITQKVSRKIISYFGKPNNQNYWESSSLKVLREEAEYFLVDANPWQPNWLNESAWETLDIAAFQEIERRTTESVSGDPFLSQMGLKTYQSSGQRQAIRSILTAPSTSTLVINLPTGSGKSLCAHLPAWLQSGSVGVTIVVVPTTALAIDQERAFQSRTKTSDAVAYYQDDSLPGQERREEIRNRIRNGTQRIVFTSPEGLLDSLAGSVYEAAERGFLRYFIIDEAHMVEQWGDEFRPSFQELPGFRRSLLRLTSFPTILLTATLTSSCLDTLETLFAEPGPFQTLSAVQLRPEPSYWFAWCRSQEERQQRLLESLDNLPRPIIIYGSKKQDVEDWFKTLQNSGFKRSSMMTGDSSLAERLKLLEDWQNCRVDIVVATSAFGLGVDLPDVRVVIHGCVPETIDRFYQEVGRGGRDGKATISLTLHTTADLDIAAKLNEKSFITIDLGRQRWTAMFNKKTAYSNGCYCVPVDTAPSYSPDLIGDRNRAWNIRTLTLMSRSGLISLDSQPPPKQINFDSEVEYQRALQTNRNLRILQIQNEYHLESETWQTIVEPIRQQQQQWTYKSLKLMREALRGKRCLSEIFAEAYRIPTREDPRRSQVFVSLSCGSCSFCRQQNRQPFFGISPNPLPVWKQPAFYVGETLQEKLAGFQQLFIFYSPPANKLTELRRGKFFKWLIDQGIRNLVAPLSLYESLAKTAGKTPIFLFEEYDSLRMPKIPTLVIHPEKISLPSKYLLPLSSEAPIVLFLPIDTPDPKVPHRRLIEVCSGRHFTFDSFCMEISL, encoded by the coding sequence ATGCAAGACGTTTTTCAACAAATCCGAGATTACATAAGCGGTGAAGCTGTTGGATTACCTCATCCTGAGAACTGTTCCGAGTCCTGCCAACGGCGTTTAGTGCGAGCTTTAAGAGAAACTGGAGCCTACAAACCAGGATCAAAAGACATAGTAGCGTTAATTCGCCATTTCCTACGACATGGAGCAACGCAACAAGGTAGTCCCTCTATTACTCAAAAAGTTTCGCGCAAGATAATTTCATATTTTGGGAAACCCAATAACCAAAACTATTGGGAGTCATCGAGTCTCAAGGTTTTAAGGGAGGAGGCAGAATATTTTTTGGTTGATGCCAATCCTTGGCAACCTAATTGGTTGAATGAGAGTGCTTGGGAAACACTTGATATAGCAGCTTTTCAAGAAATTGAACGACGCACGACAGAATCCGTATCAGGAGACCCATTCTTATCTCAAATGGGATTGAAAACATATCAAAGCTCAGGGCAGCGTCAAGCAATCCGATCAATTTTAACTGCCCCTTCTACTTCGACATTGGTCATCAATTTACCTACTGGCTCTGGAAAAAGTCTTTGTGCCCATCTACCTGCATGGCTACAGTCTGGCTCAGTTGGTGTAACTATCGTAGTTGTGCCAACGACTGCTCTAGCCATCGACCAAGAACGAGCCTTTCAATCCCGGACAAAGACTAGTGATGCAGTTGCTTATTATCAGGATGATTCTTTACCTGGGCAGGAACGGCGTGAGGAGATTCGCAATCGAATTCGTAACGGTACTCAACGAATTGTTTTTACCTCCCCAGAGGGACTTTTAGATTCTCTGGCAGGTAGTGTGTATGAAGCGGCAGAACGAGGGTTCTTACGTTACTTCATAATCGATGAGGCTCACATGGTTGAGCAGTGGGGGGATGAGTTCCGCCCCAGTTTTCAAGAATTGCCTGGATTTCGCCGCTCTCTTCTCAGGCTTACCTCATTCCCAACAATTCTATTAACTGCAACACTGACTTCATCTTGTCTGGATACCCTAGAAACTTTGTTTGCAGAACCAGGTCCGTTCCAAACACTCTCAGCAGTTCAGTTGCGTCCAGAGCCTTCCTACTGGTTTGCCTGGTGTCGTAGCCAGGAAGAGCGGCAGCAACGCCTACTCGAATCCTTAGACAATTTACCCCGACCTATCATTATCTATGGTAGCAAGAAACAGGATGTAGAAGATTGGTTCAAAACTCTGCAGAACAGTGGTTTCAAACGTTCTTCTATGATGACGGGCGACTCATCACTTGCAGAACGACTAAAACTTTTGGAAGACTGGCAAAATTGTCGAGTAGATATTGTCGTTGCCACGTCTGCCTTTGGATTAGGAGTAGATTTGCCAGATGTTAGGGTTGTTATACACGGATGTGTGCCGGAAACAATAGATCGTTTCTATCAGGAAGTAGGTCGTGGTGGTCGAGATGGAAAAGCAACAATTTCTCTGACTCTGCACACCACTGCTGATTTAGATATTGCTGCCAAACTCAATGAGAAGTCCTTCATCACAATCGATTTGGGTCGTCAGCGATGGACTGCGATGTTTAACAAGAAGACTGCCTATTCTAATGGGTGTTATTGTGTTCCAGTTGACACGGCACCCTCTTATAGCCCTGACTTGATAGGCGATCGCAATCGTGCCTGGAACATACGAACATTGACTTTAATGAGCCGTTCAGGATTAATTTCCCTGGATTCTCAGCCACCTCCAAAACAAATTAATTTTGACTCCGAAGTAGAATATCAACGAGCATTGCAAACGAATCGAAATCTACGCATTCTTCAGATTCAGAATGAATATCACTTGGAGTCAGAAACCTGGCAAACGATCGTCGAACCTATCCGTCAACAACAGCAACAATGGACTTATAAAAGTCTGAAACTTATGAGAGAGGCATTACGAGGAAAGCGTTGCCTTTCAGAAATCTTTGCTGAAGCTTACCGTATTCCTACTCGTGAAGACCCTCGCAGAAGTCAAGTTTTTGTCTCTCTTTCCTGTGGTAGTTGCTCATTTTGCCGTCAACAAAACCGTCAACCTTTTTTTGGTATCTCACCCAATCCATTACCTGTTTGGAAGCAGCCTGCCTTTTATGTTGGCGAAACATTACAAGAAAAACTAGCAGGATTTCAACAGCTATTCATCTTTTACTCCCCTCCTGCTAACAAACTAACAGAGTTGCGTCGAGGCAAATTCTTTAAGTGGCTTATTGATCAGGGGATTCGAAATCTAGTTGCCCCTCTAAGTTTGTATGAATCGCTAGCAAAGACTGCTGGCAAAACTCCTATCTTTTTATTTGAGGAGTACGACTCATTGCGAATGCCCAAAATTCCAACCCTCGTTATTCATCCTGAGAAAATTTCTTTACCATCAAAATACCTGCTTCCCTTATCCTCTGAGGCTCCTATCGTTCTCTTCTTGCCTATTGATACTCCTGATCCCAAAGTCCCCCATCGCCGACTAATTGAGGTCTGTTCAGGCCGGCATTTTACCTTCGACTCCTTCTGCATGGAGATTAGCCTATGA
- the dpdG gene encoding protein DpdG, with translation MSVLKQVLATPSRVKGVVRYLLQCRKQQEKIDTLEKILSPETLISKGEDKKVSRDMVHSTILECIKMGLLEREDEVVRLHPILSLKDDTVLPNILLSLILSPENSENHDLAIVIAWYLAQDFYEAPKNWQEAEEKLKQIDSELLGLDRTRFDQFEYWACYLGLAWQHNLGKNRNSVLVPDPTACLKQLLPNLFEQVGEPLSLPEFVNCLAKTCPIFELGRFREDIENKLNRRQLNHLSSVTTISLLRLQDEGLIRLSKPSDSEIFVLNDGEEVQRISHITWYGTKRGAGRP, from the coding sequence ATGAGCGTCCTGAAACAAGTGCTAGCCACACCTAGTAGAGTCAAAGGGGTAGTCCGCTATCTACTGCAATGTAGAAAGCAACAGGAAAAAATAGACACACTAGAGAAAATCCTGTCCCCCGAAACTCTGATTAGTAAGGGAGAAGATAAGAAAGTATCACGCGATATGGTGCATTCCACAATATTAGAGTGTATCAAGATGGGGCTTTTGGAACGGGAAGATGAGGTTGTAAGGTTGCATCCTATCCTTTCGTTAAAAGATGACACAGTTCTACCAAATATCCTGTTGAGTCTAATACTCTCCCCCGAAAATTCTGAGAATCATGATTTAGCGATAGTAATAGCGTGGTATTTGGCCCAGGATTTCTACGAAGCTCCCAAAAACTGGCAGGAAGCTGAAGAGAAACTGAAGCAAATTGATTCTGAATTACTAGGACTCGACCGCACGCGGTTTGACCAGTTTGAATACTGGGCTTGTTACTTGGGACTCGCTTGGCAACATAATTTAGGAAAAAATAGAAATTCTGTTCTTGTACCTGATCCAACCGCCTGCTTAAAACAACTGCTACCTAATTTATTTGAACAGGTCGGTGAGCCACTTTCTCTGCCAGAATTTGTGAATTGTTTAGCAAAAACCTGTCCTATCTTTGAGTTAGGGCGTTTTCGGGAAGACATCGAGAACAAACTTAATCGAAGACAATTGAATCATCTTTCCTCTGTAACTACAATTTCACTTTTACGATTACAAGATGAAGGATTAATTCGGCTTTCTAAGCCCTCAGATAGTGAGATTTTTGTTCTGAATGATGGTGAAGAAGTACAGCGTATTTCTCACATTACTTGGTACGGTACAAAAAGAGGAGCAGGAAGGCCATGA